The Candidatus Deferrimicrobiaceae bacterium nucleotide sequence ACCGTCGGCATCTTCCTCACCGTTGCGCTGGTTTCCTTCCACCAGATGGATCCGTCCCTTTCCGCCTGGAGTTCGAAGGGCGCCGCGGTCCGCAACTGGGGGGGCGCGGTGGGGGCGATCGTTTCCGACCTCCTCCTCCAGCTGTTCGGCGTAGGGGCGGTCGGTTTCCCGGTCCTGTGCCTTGCGCTGGCCTACTGGACCTTCCGCGGGGAGAAGATGGAGGGCAAGTGGAGCCGGGCCGCCGGCGGGCTGCTCGCGGTCTGTTCCCTCCTGGGGATCGCCTCCTTTTTCGCGGGGCACGTCCGGCTGTTCGACTCCGACATCTTTCTTCCGGGAATCGTGGGGCACCTGCTGGGAGTCCACTTTTTCGGAAGACTGTTGAGCAAGGTGGGAGGGCTGATCTGCCTTGCCGCCCTCTTCCTCTTCTCCCTGATGCTGCTCACCGGGCTGCCGCTCCGCGGCCTGCCCTCCCTGTGGAGTCGCAAAAAGACCGCCGAACAGGTCCGCGCCATCGTCAAGGAGAAGATCGTTTCCCGGGAGGGTCGGGAAGGGGAGAGGCCGCCACGGGAAATGGCCCCGGCGGCGTCCCGCGACGCATCCCATCCCCGGATCGTGGCATCCCCGGTCGTTCCCGAGGCGACGCCCGCCCCGCGCGGGGGCGGAAAGGAATTCGTTCTGCCCTCCCTCGATCTCCTGGAGCCCCCCGTTGCGGACGGGAACGGCGGGGACGAGGAGTCGCTGCAGCGGAACGCGGTTACCCTTCTCGAGAAGCTTTCCGAGCACGGCATCGAGGGAAACATCACCGAGATCCGCACCGGTCCCCTCGTCACCACCTACGAATTCCGGCCCGCTCCCGGCGTGAAGGCGAACCGGGTGGTGGCGATGGCGGGGGACCTCGCCCTGGCGATGCGGTGCGAATCGGTGCGCGTCGTTCCGAACATCCCCGGCAAGGGCGTCATGGGGTTCGAGATCCCCAACGGGAAGCGGGCGCTCATCTCGCTCCGGGAGCTTCTGGGATGCAAGGCCTACGCGGAGTCCGAGGCGATGCTCTCGCTCGTCGTGGGGAAAGACATCTTCGGAGAACCGGTCATCCGCGACCTCTCGAAGATGCCGCACTTGCTGATCGCGGGGGCCACGGGGTCGGGCAAGAGCGTCGCCCTGCACAGCCTCATCCTTTCGATCCTCTTTCGGGCGACCCCGGAGGACGTCCGCTTCATACTCGTCGACCCGAAGATGCTCGAGCTCACCCTCTACGACAGCATCCCCCACCTGTTCCACTCCGTCGTCATCCAGCCGCGGGAGGCGGGCCAGGTCCTGAAGTGGGCGGTCGGGGAAATGCGGGGGAGATACCAGGAGATGATGGAAAACGGCGTGCGCCACATCGACGCCTACAACCAGCTGGTCGACAAGAGATCCCGGTCCGTTCTCCGGGTCCAGGCGCGGGACGGGGAGGCGGAGGAGATGACGCGTCTTCCCTACATCGTCATCGTCATCGACGAACTGGCCGACCTCATGTTGACAAGCGCGTCGCGGCGCGAGGTCGAGGACTCCATCACCCAGCTGACCCAGATGGCCCGGGCCGCGGGGATCCACCTCGTCTTCGCGACGCAGAGGCCGTCCGTGGACGTCCTGACCGGCATCATCAAGGCGAACTTCCCGTCGCGTGTCTCCTTCAAGGTCGCTTCCCAGTTCGACTCCCGGACGATTCTCGACCAGTCGGGGGCCGAGACCCTTCTCGGGTTCGGGGACATGCTCTTCCTCCAGCCCGGGGTGGGAGGGATCCTGCGGGTTCACGGCCCGTTCGTGGGAGAGGGAGAGATCCAGCGCGTCGTCGCCCATCTCCGGGCGCAGGGCACGCCCGAATACGAACCCTCCATCACCGCTCTTCCCACCGATGAGGAGGAGCGGGACGCTTCGCGGGACGAGAAGTTCGACGAAGCGGTCGAGTTCGTGACCCGGGCGGGACGCGCTTCGGTCTCGATGCTCCAGCGGCGCTTCCAGATCGGTTTCAATCGCGCGGCCCGCATCGTCGAGGAGATGGAGAGGCAGGGGATCGTCGGGCCGTCCGAGGGCGGAAAGCCGCGGGAGGTCTACGTCACGCACCGGGAATAGGGGGCGCGGACCGCACAGCGTCCCGGCGGCATCCCCCCCGCGTAACGGGTTTTTGAGCCGCAGGGCGAAAATCCTTTCGCCCTGTCGCCGCACGGAAGAAAAGGCGGATCGGGAAACGCGCCGGGAAGGCGGAGAATGGACGGAAACATTTCCCGGAACCTCCTCGACATCCTGTTTGAAGGGGTCTATTTCGTGGACCAGGACAGGAGGGTCACGTACTGGAGCAAGGGGGCGGAACGGATCACCGGCTACCAAGAGCAGGAGGTGCTGGGCCTGCGATGCCGCGACGGCATCCTGATGCACGTGGACGAGCGGGGGAAGGATGCGTGCGACCGGTCATGCCTGATCGCGGATACGATCCGGGACGGGGGGGAACGCCAGGCCGAGCTGTACCTGCTCCACAAGGCCGGCCACCGGGTCCCCGTGTCGATCCGCGTCGCGCCGATCGCGGAACCGGGCGGCCGGATCGTCGGCGCGATGGAGGTGTTCAGCGACAACCTGACGGGGGAGTCGACCGCGCGCCTGATCCAGGACCTGAGGGATATGGCGCTGCTCGACCCGATGACGGAGCTCGGCAACCGGCGGTACCTGGAGATGCATCTGGAGGCGAGGCTCAAGGAGATGGACCGGTACGGCGGGTCGTTCGGCGTCCTGTTCGCGGACATCGATTTCTTCAAGAACGTGAACGACACGTTCGGGCACGATGTCGGGGACAGGGTTCTCAAAATGGTCGGGAGAACCTTGCAAAATAGCGTCCGGTCTTTCGATATCGTGGGGAGATGGGGGGGGGAGGAGTTTCTCGCGGTCATCGCGAACGTGAACGAGGACCACCTGTCCTCCATCGCCCGAAAACTGTGTCATCTGGTGGGGAAATCCAGTTTCACGGTGGGAAAGGACACCATCCGCGTCACCGTCTCCATCGGGGCGACGCTCGTTCGGCCGGACGACACGGCGGAAACGCTGGTGAAGAGGGCCGACCGCTTCCTGTACCGGAGCAAGGCTGCCGGGAGAAACCGGTTCACGATCGGCGGGGACGAGTAGGCCGCGGCATTCCCCCGAGCCCCCGGGTTCCGCGCTTTCGAAGGCCTGCCGGTCTCGCCTGCCATCTTCCCTCGAACGGGTCCTCCGGAAGAAGGATATACTGGAGGACGGGGAGGCGGAAGAGTCCTCCCCGCAGTTCATCTCCTCGCGGGGAAGGGAATCACGATATGCGCGCAACGGGCCGGGCCGCGCTGGCGGCCCTCTTTCTTTTTGCCGCGGTTCTCCCCCCGGCTTCCTCCTGGGGAGCCGAGGCGGACGGCGCCGCCCTGCTGCAGCGGGTGGCGCGGAAGTTCTCCACCGTCAAGTCCCTGTCCGCGCGGTTTCGGCAGGAGGTGCCGCTGCAGCACGTGGGGGTCGTGAGAAAGGCCTCCGGCCGGGTGTACTTCCGGCGTCCCCTGATGATGCGCTGGGACTACCGTGCGCCCGGGGAGCAGCTGTTCCTCTCCGACGGGCGCCATTTCTATTTCCGCCCCCCCGACTCGTCCCGGGTGTTCCGGCGCCCGGTCGACGAGGCGGGACTCGGAGGCAAGATCCCCCTCCTGCTTCTTTTCGGAAAAGGCGACATCACGCAGTACTTCCGCGTGGAGGAGGCGATGATCGTCCCGGAACGGAAGGAAACCGTCCTTCGTCTGGTCCCGAAGGGGGACGGTGCGCCGGATGTGCGCAGAGTCGACCTCGTGGTGGAGGAAGCGGATCTCACGATCCGGGAGGTTCACCTCTACGACCGGCTGGGAGGGGAGAACCATCTCTATCTCGACGACGTCGTGATCGATCCGGCGCTCCCCGCGGACCTCTTCCGGTTTCAGGAGCTGCCCGGCGTCGAGGTGGTGGACGGATGACCGGAAAGGGGAAGACCGGGATCTCCGTGCGCATCCTGACGCTCGGGTGCGCGAAAAATTCCGTCGATGGGGAGGTGATGTCCGGCCTCCTCGTCAAGGACGGGTACCGCGTGGTCTCCCGGGGACGTGCGGACGTGGGGATCGTCAACACGTGCGGCTTCATCCGCGACGCGAAAGAGGAGTCGATCGGGGAGATCCTCGCCCTGGCGCGAGAGAAGGAGCGAGGCCGGATCCGGCGTCTCGTCGTGGCCGGCTGCCTGGCGAAGCGGTACCGGGACGAACTGCCGGGGGCCCTGCCGGAGGTCGATCTGTTCGTGGGGCCCGGCGATATCCCCGCGATTCCCCGCCTGGTGAGGAGGATGCTCGAGGGAGGCCACCCGCGTTCCTCCGTGGGAGATGGCGCCCTGCCCGAGGAGGCATACCGGCACCGTCTCCCGAAGACGGGGGAGGCTTCGGCGTACCTCAAGATCCTGGAGGGGTGCGACCACCGGTGCGCCTATTGCACGATCCCGGAGATCCGGGGACGCGTGCGGAGCCGGGACCGGGATTCCCTTCTCGCCGAAGTGAGGATGCTGGTCCGCCGGGGAGCGAGAGAGATCAACCTGGTCGGCCAGGACATCACCTCCTACGGGGCGGACCGGGGGGAGAAAAGGGCGCTTGCCCGCCTCGTCCGGGACATTTGCGCCGTCCCGAAAGTCCGCTGGGTGCGGTTGCTCTACCTCTACCCCGGCCGCCTGGACGACGAACTGATCGACCTGGTGGGGGGAGCGGAAGGAGGGAAGGTGTGCCGGTACCTCGACATCCCCGTCCAGCACATCGACCGGGAGGTGCTTGCCAGGATGGGGCGCCGCTATGGGCCCGACGAGGTGTGGGCTCTCCTCGAGCGGTTGCGTGCGCGGGTTCCCGGCATCTTCCTCAGGACTTCGCTGATCGCCGGTTTCCCGGGGGAGACCGCGGCGGCGTTCCGCCGGCTGCTCCGGTTCGTCCACGACTCCCGTTGGGATTACCTCGGCGTCTTCTCCTATTCCCGGGAGGAGGGGACCCCCGCCTGCGCGATGGAGCGTCAGATCCCCGAGGCGGTGAAGCAGGAGCGGGCGCGGCTGATCCGGGACGCACAGGCCGACATTCTCGCAGCCCGCACGGCGGGAATGGCCGGGCAGGAGATCGAGGTCCTCGTGGAGGAGACACCCGCCCGGGGCCGCGCCGTCGGGAGGCACCGGGGCCAGGCGCCGGAGGTGGACGGGAACGTCCTCCTGTCCGGATACCGGGGGCTCCCGGGCCGTTTCTGCCGGGCGCGTGTGACAGGGGGCCGGGAGTGGGATTTGTTGGCAAAAGCGGTTGACACGGGTCCGCTACCGTGTATACTAACGTAATTTTTCAGGGGCCGCAGGGGGACATAGCGAGATGAAATCGATCAACGACATGCTCCTCAAGATGCGGGAAGAGCTCGTGCGGGGGATATCCCGGAGGTCCAAGGCGACCGCCGTGAGCGGTGTTTCGGACATCGGGGACATCCTGGACTCCGTCTCCGAGGAGAGGACCCGGGAACTCGATATGATCCTCACGGACCGGGAGAAGCAGAAGCTCAAGCAGATCGACGATGCTCTCGAACGGATCGAGGAAAAGACGTACGGTTTATGCGAGGAGTGCGGAGTGAAAATCCCCCGTGCGCGCCTGAAGGTCGTGCCGTTCGCCAAGTATTGCGTGGAGTGCAAGGAAGTGATCGAGCGCGAGGAGAAATACACCCGGGAAGAACCCGAGGACGGGATCAAGAAGGTCCCGATGGCCGAGGCGGAGGAGTAGAAGCGGGGAGGCCGCCCTCCCCCAAGTCGTTTGTCCCCTCCGCTTCTGTGGGGGGGCCGAGTTCCGCGTTTTTCCCCTTCCGGTAGACCATTACCGCTTCGTTGTGCTCCTTCAGGGTCCGGGAAAACCGGTGGGACCCGTCGTTGCGGGAGACGAAGTACAGGTAGTCGGTGTCGGAAGGGTAGATCGCGGCCTTGAGCGCGGAGAGCCCGGGATTGCAGATCGGCCCCGGCGGAAGTCCCGGGGTCAGATACGTGTTGTAGGAATTCGGGGTCTTCAGGTCCTTTTTCGTCAGGTTCCCGCCGAATTTTTTAAGCCCGTAGATGATGGTCGGATCCATCTGCAGGGGCATCCCCAGAGAGAGCCGCTTCCGGATAACCGCGGAAACCATAGGTTTCTCCGCCTCCACTCCGGTTTCCTTCTCGATGATCGACGCGATCGTCACGATCTGGTTCCGCGTGAGCCCTTCCTCCTTCGCCTTGCGCTCCATCTCGGGGGTGAACTTCCGTTGGAATCGGCGCACCATGACCCCGAGAATCTCCTCCGCGGACATGTCCTTCACGAGGGTGTAGGTGTCCGGGAACAGGTACCCCTCCAGCGTGCTCCCCGGGATCTCCATGCGGAGGGCAAGCTCCGGCGACGTGGCTGTCGCAAGGAAGGTCGAGGGATTGGCGAGTTCCAGATTCCCGAGGGTTTGGGCGATATCGTAGATGGTCGAGCCGTCGGGGATGATCACCTGGTATTTGGCCACGTCGCCGTGCACGATCTTCCCCCACAAATCGAACGCGGAAGGGGGTGCAGGGAAGACGTATTCCCCCTGCTGGAGTTTCGCGCCGGTCATGGTCCCGACGACGAGGATCCGGAAGGCGACGGGATACCGGAGAAGCCCCTTCTCGATGAGCATCTTCTCGATTTCCGGGTAGGTGGACCCCTTGGGGATGTACACCTTCGTCACGCGCCATTGTTCCTGGGGCGGGCGGGCCGTCACGAGGAAAAGAGAGACGGAGAACACGGCGAGGACGAGCACGGCGGCGGCACTCCATTTTCGGGCGGACACGGTGGGCTACTTCCGGTTCCGGTAGTCGAGGGCGCTCTGCAGCAGGATGACGGCCGAGAGGCTGTCGCGTATCTCTTTTCGCTTTTTGCGCCGGACGCCCGACGCGATCAGGTGGCGTTCCGCCTGGGCGGTCGTCATTCTCTCGTCCCAGGTCTCGACCGGTATCCCCAGGCGTTCCGCGATCTTTTCCCCGAACTGCCTTGCCTGTTTCGCCTGGGTCCCTTCCTCGCCACTCAGGTGCAGGGGCAGTCCGATCAGCACGGAGCGGACGGAGTATTCCCGCACCAGGGCCCCGATCGCCTCGATGTCCCGGCTTTCCCCCTGCCGCCGGATGGCGACAAGGGGCTGGGCGGTGATCCCGAGGGGGTCGGAGACTGCCGTTCCGATCCTGTGGCTCCCGTAGTCCAGCCCGAGAATCCTCCCCTGCGTTCGCTCCTGCATGCGATCATCCTCCGGAAAAAGTGTACGTTTGCCGCGCGGCTACCGTCAACCCGATTGACGAACCCGGCATACTCCGGTAGATATATACAAATTGTGGAGGGAGGATGGGAGGATCGATCACCGACGTGCCCGGGGTCCTTTTGGGGCACGAGCAGGATCTCATGCGCGGTTCGGGGATCACCGTTCTCCTCTTTCCCCGCGGGGCGGCGGGGGCCGCCGACATCCGGGGGGAGGCCGCCGGGACGAGGCAGATGGATTCGCTTCTTCGCCCCCATCCGTCGCGTCTCATCCACGGGCTCGTCCTGGCGGGGGGCAGCGCTTTCGGACTCGACGCGGCGGCGGGGGTGATGCGCCTGCTCGAGGAGCGGGGCGTCGGGTTCCCCACTCCCGCGGGTGTGGTCCCGATCGTTCCCACGGCGGTCATCTACGACCTGGGGTTCGGGGATCCGACCTTCCGGCCGACTCCGGAAATGGCCTATACTGCCGCGAAAAAAGCATCCGGCGAGCCGGCGGAGAGCGGATCCGTCGGAGCGGGAGCCGGCGCGACCGTAGGCAAGATTTTCGGGCTGAGCCGCGCGATGAAAGGGGGGTTCGGAACCGCGAGCGAACGTGCGGGAGGGGCGCTTGTCGGGGCGTGCGCCGTCGTGAACGCCTTCGGGGATGTGATCGACCCCCTCACGGGCGAGTGGCTTGCCGGAGCGCGTACCGTTGACGGAAAGGAACGGGCGGGGACGGAAGAAGCTTTTCTTGGCGGATACGCGAGGGAGCCGTTCGCCCCGGGGAACACGACGCTTGCCGTCGTCGCCACTCCCGAGTCTCTCTCGCGGGAGGAACTGATCGGGGTCGCGAGGATGGCGCACGGGGCTCTGTTTCGGGCCATCCGGCCCGTTCACACCCCCATGGACGGCGATATCGTAGTGGCCCTGTCCACCGGGGCGGCGGAGCGGAAGGGGAACTTGATGCAGATTGCGGTCCTGGCCGGACGGGCGCTCGAGAAGGCGATCACGGACGCTGTGAGGTCCGCTCGGGGGGCGAACGGCCTGCCGGCTGCAGGAGACATGCACAGGAGGGAGAACCCGTGATCGACAGGATCGAGGAGACCCTCAAGGAAATGCTTTCGGATCCTGCCGTCTCCGTCCGTCTGGCGGCCTCCACCGCTCTCGACAGGATGCGGGCGAAAAGATCGGTCCCCACCTACCTCCAGATGCTTGCGACCGGCACCCTGGAAGAGCGGGTCCGGATCGTCTTCGCCGCGGAGGAGATCGGCGGTCCGGAAGGGATTTCCCTCCTCCTTGCCGCCTTGGAGGACAAGGAGGAGGAAGTCCGGGGCGCAGCTGTCCGCAGCCTGGAGTCCGTCCTGGACGAAACCGTCCTGCAGGCGATGATGGCCCGGCTTCCCAGGGAGCAGGGCGTTGTGCTCGGGAACCTGCTGGAGGCGCTGGGGAAGTCCCGGCAAAGGGAGCTGTCGCCCATGATCGAGCAGTATCTGGAGCATCCGGACGTCGAGGTGCGCGGGAAGGCGATCCTGGCGTACGCCCGGGTTGCGGAAAAAGCCGGGTGGGAGAAGATCCTCGCGCATACCGGCGAGAACGAGGAAACGATCAGGGCGGCCGCGGCCCGGGCTCTCGGGGAGTGGAGTTCGGAGTAACGTCGCGGGGCGTCCCGCCCCCTTCGTTACGGGTTGTTCGCCGTGACGGACACCCCTCGGTGCGCGTCCGGGTACAGGAGAGGGTTGACGGTGCCCAGGATCGACCAGCGGGGGCGGCTGGTCTTCGGGTCGATCTCGCCCAGATCCACTTCCTCCGGGTGCGGAAGCCGGTTTCCCTGCCGGTCGATGAGGATCGTGATCCTGATCTGCCCTTCCCCGCCAGGTCCGACGCCGGTGACAACCCCCACCTCCATGCTGTCCAGGCGCACCATCGTTCCGATCGGGAAGCTTCCCATCACGCTTTTCAGCACCGCAAGGATGTTCGGGTCGAGCGACTTCCCCGCAAGCTTCTGCATGATGTCGAGCGCTTCGATCGGCTGCTTCGCCATCTGGTAGGCGCGCATCGTCGTAAGGGCGTCGTAGCAGTCCGCCACGGAGATGATCTGCGAATTCGGGTGCAGGACGTAATCCGAGCCCAGACTCGGATATCCGTTCCTGTCGTACCGGACGTGGTGTTCCCGGACCATGACGGCGGAGGTGGGGCGGATGTGGGACATTTTCCCCAGATAGAGGAATCCCTCCTCGGGGTGCTTCTTGATCTCCTCGAACTCCGCTGCGGTGAGACTCCCCGGCTTCCGGATCAGGTCCAGGGCGAGCTGGGTTTTCCCCACGTCGTGGAGAAGTCCGGCCACCCCGACCTCGGTCTTCTCCTGGAGGGAGAGGGAGAGCGCATCCGCCATGGAGAGCGCGAGCACGGCCACGTTGACGGAGTGGTTGTACGTGTATTCGTCGAAATTCTTGATCAGGGTCAGGGCCATGATGGCATCGCGGTTCCGCTGGAGCATGCCGCTGATGTCTTTCACCACTCGTTCCGACTCGGCTCCCGAGGGGATTTTGCCCAGGCGGATATCCTGCAGCACCGTAACCACGGCATGGACCGCGTTGTTGTAGATCTCCCGTGCGAGGGTGTGGTCGTCCTCCTCTTCCTCTTCCGGGGGTTTTACCCGGATGTGGCCGACTCCCAGGGCCTCGATCCGCTTCTGGATGTCGGAGACAGAGAGCCGCTCCTCTTTCGTCTCGTGGAGGAAGCGGATGAAGCGATCGATGTCGTCGGGGGAAAGCCCCTTTTCGAACACGATCGCCGGGATCCCGATGGCGGCAAGCCGCTCCATGAAAAAATCCAGGGAGGAGGTCAGGTTGAATATGGGGACCCCCTCGAACACCAGGGTGTCGTCCGAGATGGCCAGGGCGAGTTCCGGCTGTTTCGCGAAGAAAGGAAGGATCTCCGAGAAGCATTTATCCACCGGGGTGCGCACCAGGGGGTGCGTGGGGGGGTACAGCTTCCGGTTCTTCAGGGAGGCTCCCAGAGAGCGGATGATACTCACGATGGACTGTTCTTGCTGCCGCCGTTCCATGATCCTGCTCCTTTACCAGCCCGTTTTTATAAGAATCCGTTCCGTTTCCAGCCGGAGATACAGCTCGGGCGCCCTCCGTGTCCGAAGGACGATCTCCCTCGGGCGGTTTCCCGACATTCGTGAGATGCTGCGCAGCGCGTGTTTCTTCATTTCCCGGAATTTTGGCGTTTCCCAGATCACGGAGGCGCGCAGGATCTGCTCGAGCGCTGTGATCGCCCCGTCGGTGTCGATGGACCGCAGGGAGTCGATCGCCTCGTGGGCCAGCCGGTAGTGCGGGTAGAGCACGTTTTTATGGACGGCCCTCTGGTAAAGAGCCATGACCGCCTCCTCCTCCTTCTTCAGGGAGAGGACGGCGGTGGCCGTGAGGGCGATCGTCTCCTCGGGGAAGAAGCACAGTTCCCCGAGGGCCTTCACCGCGGCGGGGTGCGGCAGCTTGGACAGCCCCTTGATCGCCTCTTTCTTCACCCGGAGGTCCGGGTGGGACAGCGTCGTTACGATTTCCGGCGCGAGTTCCGGTATCCCGAGGTTCCCGAGGATCGTGACCATGTTGCGGACGACGTACCAGCGGGAATCGTTCAGGTTGTCGAGGATGGCGGGGACCGCGGGGTGCCCGATCATGACGATGATGTCGACGATCGTTTTCCGGACGAGGAGATCCTCCTCGACGGCCAGGGCGGAGATCAAGGCCTTCACGGCGCGTTCGCCGAACGCCATGAGGACCGTCTCCACTTCCTTCCGGTTCTTTACCCCCCCGTCTTTCAGGCGCCGGATATAATGAGCCACCAGGTCGTCGGAGACGAGCTCCTTGATCCCCATCGCCGCGAACTTGGCGATTTCCGGGTTCTCCATCGGCGGCGTTTCGATGTGCACCGTGTAGATCGCGATCGCGCGACCGGAATATTCGATGCGC carries:
- a CDS encoding DNA translocase FtsK 4TM domain-containing protein is translated as MGEGIRRDALAIGFLTVGIFLTVALVSFHQMDPSLSAWSSKGAAVRNWGGAVGAIVSDLLLQLFGVGAVGFPVLCLALAYWTFRGEKMEGKWSRAAGGLLAVCSLLGIASFFAGHVRLFDSDIFLPGIVGHLLGVHFFGRLLSKVGGLICLAALFLFSLMLLTGLPLRGLPSLWSRKKTAEQVRAIVKEKIVSREGREGERPPREMAPAASRDASHPRIVASPVVPEATPAPRGGGKEFVLPSLDLLEPPVADGNGGDEESLQRNAVTLLEKLSEHGIEGNITEIRTGPLVTTYEFRPAPGVKANRVVAMAGDLALAMRCESVRVVPNIPGKGVMGFEIPNGKRALISLRELLGCKAYAESEAMLSLVVGKDIFGEPVIRDLSKMPHLLIAGATGSGKSVALHSLILSILFRATPEDVRFILVDPKMLELTLYDSIPHLFHSVVIQPREAGQVLKWAVGEMRGRYQEMMENGVRHIDAYNQLVDKRSRSVLRVQARDGEAEEMTRLPYIVIVIDELADLMLTSASRREVEDSITQLTQMARAAGIHLVFATQRPSVDVLTGIIKANFPSRVSFKVASQFDSRTILDQSGAETLLGFGDMLFLQPGVGGILRVHGPFVGEGEIQRVVAHLRAQGTPEYEPSITALPTDEEERDASRDEKFDEAVEFVTRAGRASVSMLQRRFQIGFNRAARIVEEMERQGIVGPSEGGKPREVYVTHRE
- a CDS encoding sensor domain-containing diguanylate cyclase, whose product is MDGNISRNLLDILFEGVYFVDQDRRVTYWSKGAERITGYQEQEVLGLRCRDGILMHVDERGKDACDRSCLIADTIRDGGERQAELYLLHKAGHRVPVSIRVAPIAEPGGRIVGAMEVFSDNLTGESTARLIQDLRDMALLDPMTELGNRRYLEMHLEARLKEMDRYGGSFGVLFADIDFFKNVNDTFGHDVGDRVLKMVGRTLQNSVRSFDIVGRWGGEEFLAVIANVNEDHLSSIARKLCHLVGKSSFTVGKDTIRVTVSIGATLVRPDDTAETLVKRADRFLYRSKAAGRNRFTIGGDE
- a CDS encoding outer membrane lipoprotein carrier protein LolA → MRATGRAALAALFLFAAVLPPASSWGAEADGAALLQRVARKFSTVKSLSARFRQEVPLQHVGVVRKASGRVYFRRPLMMRWDYRAPGEQLFLSDGRHFYFRPPDSSRVFRRPVDEAGLGGKIPLLLLFGKGDITQYFRVEEAMIVPERKETVLRLVPKGDGAPDVRRVDLVVEEADLTIREVHLYDRLGGENHLYLDDVVIDPALPADLFRFQELPGVEVVDG
- the rimO gene encoding 30S ribosomal protein S12 methylthiotransferase RimO, with the translated sequence MTGKGKTGISVRILTLGCAKNSVDGEVMSGLLVKDGYRVVSRGRADVGIVNTCGFIRDAKEESIGEILALAREKERGRIRRLVVAGCLAKRYRDELPGALPEVDLFVGPGDIPAIPRLVRRMLEGGHPRSSVGDGALPEEAYRHRLPKTGEASAYLKILEGCDHRCAYCTIPEIRGRVRSRDRDSLLAEVRMLVRRGAREINLVGQDITSYGADRGEKRALARLVRDICAVPKVRWVRLLYLYPGRLDDELIDLVGGAEGGKVCRYLDIPVQHIDREVLARMGRRYGPDEVWALLERLRARVPGIFLRTSLIAGFPGETAAAFRRLLRFVHDSRWDYLGVFSYSREEGTPACAMERQIPEAVKQERARLIRDAQADILAARTAGMAGQEIEVLVEETPARGRAVGRHRGQAPEVDGNVLLSGYRGLPGRFCRARVTGGREWDLLAKAVDTGPLPCILT
- a CDS encoding TraR/DksA family transcriptional regulator, whose amino-acid sequence is MKSINDMLLKMREELVRGISRRSKATAVSGVSDIGDILDSVSEERTRELDMILTDREKQKLKQIDDALERIEEKTYGLCEECGVKIPRARLKVVPFAKYCVECKEVIEREEKYTREEPEDGIKKVPMAEAEE
- the mltG gene encoding endolytic transglycosylase MltG, whose product is MSARKWSAAAVLVLAVFSVSLFLVTARPPQEQWRVTKVYIPKGSTYPEIEKMLIEKGLLRYPVAFRILVVGTMTGAKLQQGEYVFPAPPSAFDLWGKIVHGDVAKYQVIIPDGSTIYDIAQTLGNLELANPSTFLATATSPELALRMEIPGSTLEGYLFPDTYTLVKDMSAEEILGVMVRRFQRKFTPEMERKAKEEGLTRNQIVTIASIIEKETGVEAEKPMVSAVIRKRLSLGMPLQMDPTIIYGLKKFGGNLTKKDLKTPNSYNTYLTPGLPPGPICNPGLSALKAAIYPSDTDYLYFVSRNDGSHRFSRTLKEHNEAVMVYRKGKNAELGPPTEAEGTNDLGEGGLPASTPPPRPSGPS
- the ruvX gene encoding Holliday junction resolvase RuvX encodes the protein MQERTQGRILGLDYGSHRIGTAVSDPLGITAQPLVAIRRQGESRDIEAIGALVREYSVRSVLIGLPLHLSGEEGTQAKQARQFGEKIAERLGIPVETWDERMTTAQAERHLIASGVRRKKRKEIRDSLSAVILLQSALDYRNRK
- a CDS encoding P1 family peptidase; amino-acid sequence: MGGSITDVPGVLLGHEQDLMRGSGITVLLFPRGAAGAADIRGEAAGTRQMDSLLRPHPSRLIHGLVLAGGSAFGLDAAAGVMRLLEERGVGFPTPAGVVPIVPTAVIYDLGFGDPTFRPTPEMAYTAAKKASGEPAESGSVGAGAGATVGKIFGLSRAMKGGFGTASERAGGALVGACAVVNAFGDVIDPLTGEWLAGARTVDGKERAGTEEAFLGGYAREPFAPGNTTLAVVATPESLSREELIGVARMAHGALFRAIRPVHTPMDGDIVVALSTGAAERKGNLMQIAVLAGRALEKAITDAVRSARGANGLPAAGDMHRRENP
- a CDS encoding HEAT repeat domain-containing protein, which encodes MIDRIEETLKEMLSDPAVSVRLAASTALDRMRAKRSVPTYLQMLATGTLEERVRIVFAAEEIGGPEGISLLLAALEDKEEEVRGAAVRSLESVLDETVLQAMMARLPREQGVVLGNLLEALGKSRQRELSPMIEQYLEHPDVEVRGKAILAYARVAEKAGWEKILAHTGENEETIRAAAARALGEWSSE
- a CDS encoding HD domain-containing phosphohydrolase — protein: MERRQQEQSIVSIIRSLGASLKNRKLYPPTHPLVRTPVDKCFSEILPFFAKQPELALAISDDTLVFEGVPIFNLTSSLDFFMERLAAIGIPAIVFEKGLSPDDIDRFIRFLHETKEERLSVSDIQKRIEALGVGHIRVKPPEEEEEDDHTLAREIYNNAVHAVVTVLQDIRLGKIPSGAESERVVKDISGMLQRNRDAIMALTLIKNFDEYTYNHSVNVAVLALSMADALSLSLQEKTEVGVAGLLHDVGKTQLALDLIRKPGSLTAAEFEEIKKHPEEGFLYLGKMSHIRPTSAVMVREHHVRYDRNGYPSLGSDYVLHPNSQIISVADCYDALTTMRAYQMAKQPIEALDIMQKLAGKSLDPNILAVLKSVMGSFPIGTMVRLDSMEVGVVTGVGPGGEGQIRITILIDRQGNRLPHPEEVDLGEIDPKTSRPRWSILGTVNPLLYPDAHRGVSVTANNP
- a CDS encoding HEAT repeat domain-containing protein — protein: MAVNELAKGIKAFGFYPPGHPALSQVVWKILSSIEDIPPPETGIEIEVTKNNLLYQEEALPTNYKAIADLNRELYYRRASKIILLPHQKPDEMIAFLTTLNRDIQELQDEGGLEKVLLREGVSQIWVNRVDYDGLTELIKKQEEKPPPEEVEELKTTDLSTALEDPSPLEDLTVEELLRRLEKETDAPGYRDIVISLTRALIQENEDRRIEYSGRAIAIYTVHIETPPMENPEIAKFAAMGIKELVSDDLVAHYIRRLKDGGVKNRKEVETVLMAFGERAVKALISALAVEEDLLVRKTIVDIIVMIGHPAVPAILDNLNDSRWYVVRNMVTILGNLGIPELAPEIVTTLSHPDLRVKKEAIKGLSKLPHPAAVKALGELCFFPEETIALTATAVLSLKKEEEAVMALYQRAVHKNVLYPHYRLAHEAIDSLRSIDTDGAITALEQILRASVIWETPKFREMKKHALRSISRMSGNRPREIVLRTRRAPELYLRLETERILIKTGW